One segment of Bacillus alkalisoli DNA contains the following:
- a CDS encoding ABC transporter ATP-binding protein — MSHLVMRDITKSFGENKVISSLNFTIEKEQFVSILGPSGSGKSTIFHLIGGILSPDEGAIFLSGKNITNKRGMISYMPQSPALLPWRTVLQNVVLGQEIVGKVDKEKAEEMIKKAGLGDYLHAYPHELSGGMKQRVAFIRALLSPQPVICLDEPFSALDELTRLDMQKWLMNIWESNRKTILFVTHNIEEALFLSDRIIVLSNKPATVKADIEVPFPRPRKEKLLLEPTFLGWKRKIYNSLKGE; from the coding sequence ATGAGTCATCTAGTCATGAGAGATATTACAAAATCGTTTGGAGAAAATAAAGTCATTTCTTCCTTGAATTTCACCATTGAAAAAGAACAGTTCGTCTCGATTCTTGGCCCTTCAGGTAGTGGGAAAAGTACCATTTTTCATCTTATTGGTGGAATACTATCACCAGATGAAGGTGCCATTTTTTTAAGTGGGAAAAACATTACAAACAAAAGAGGAATGATAAGCTACATGCCGCAATCCCCGGCTTTACTGCCATGGAGAACAGTGCTACAAAATGTGGTGTTAGGACAAGAAATCGTTGGTAAAGTAGATAAGGAAAAGGCTGAAGAGATGATTAAGAAGGCAGGTCTAGGTGATTATTTGCACGCCTATCCTCACGAATTATCAGGTGGAATGAAACAACGAGTTGCTTTTATTCGAGCACTTCTAAGCCCCCAACCTGTTATTTGTTTAGATGAGCCTTTCTCGGCACTGGATGAGCTAACTCGACTTGACATGCAAAAGTGGCTCATGAACATTTGGGAAAGCAATAGAAAAACCATTTTGTTTGTGACTCATAACATTGAAGAAGCATTGTTTTTATCCGATAGAATAATCGTTTTGTCTAACAAACCTGCGACCGTCAAAGCGGATATAGAAGTGCCCTTTCCTAGACCTCGTAAGGAAAAATTACTATTGGAGCCTACTTTTTTAGGTTGGAAAAGGAAGATTTATAATTCGTTAAAAGGTGAATAA
- a CDS encoding BMP family ABC transporter substrate-binding protein produces MPQQNKQLRWISIFTFLILSALMLSIIIKVNNILTDKTATKPTTHVSILTSDVIADQSWGSLAYKGQLKILERFPVTISLYAELNSTVKIEEKVKESIENDVKLIIGQGREFSPIFERFASLHPDTHFVTIHGTATQPNQTVYTFNHGHLEYFAGTTAAMKTSTNKVAMLDPIDLSNMPNYFEQGAKSINENIEFRYEVIHTRDDGKKAIASMQKLIEDGYDVFFSKGNALNRDVIDYAKDKNVYVIGYIEDQRHLGPEVVLTSIVNDIPGVYEKIVEDFLSDEGIPQGRVMLTENDNIFYLAPFGPMFSEEELEKIEHEIQKYYETGWQL; encoded by the coding sequence ATGCCTCAACAAAATAAACAACTTAGATGGATATCCATTTTTACATTCCTTATACTTTCAGCACTCATGCTATCAATCATCATAAAAGTGAACAATATATTGACCGATAAGACGGCAACGAAACCAACCACACATGTATCCATCCTTACGTCAGACGTAATAGCAGACCAAAGTTGGGGGAGCCTTGCCTACAAAGGTCAGTTAAAGATATTAGAACGCTTTCCAGTTACTATCAGCTTATATGCCGAATTAAATTCCACGGTGAAAATAGAAGAAAAAGTAAAAGAATCGATTGAGAACGATGTGAAATTGATCATAGGTCAAGGAAGAGAGTTTTCGCCTATTTTTGAAAGATTCGCTTCCTTGCACCCAGACACTCATTTCGTCACGATTCATGGAACAGCAACGCAACCTAACCAAACAGTATACACCTTTAATCATGGTCACTTAGAATATTTTGCTGGAACAACAGCAGCGATGAAAACATCGACCAATAAAGTTGCAATGCTCGATCCTATTGATCTAAGTAATATGCCGAACTATTTCGAACAGGGGGCAAAATCCATTAACGAAAATATAGAATTTCGTTATGAAGTCATTCATACACGAGATGATGGAAAAAAAGCAATTGCTTCCATGCAAAAATTAATAGAGGATGGCTATGATGTTTTCTTTTCAAAAGGAAATGCATTAAATCGTGATGTTATTGACTATGCAAAAGATAAAAATGTTTACGTAATCGGTTATATTGAAGACCAACGTCATTTAGGACCAGAAGTAGTTCTTACAAGTATCGTAAATGATATTCCGGGCGTGTACGAAAAAATAGTAGAGGACTTCTTAAGTGATGAAGGCATCCCGCAAGGTCGGGTCATGTTAACCGAAAATGACAACATCTTTTATTTGGCACCATTTGGACCAATGTTTTCAGAAGAAGAATTAGAAAAAATTGAGCATGAAATTCAGAAGTATTATGAAACAGGTTGGCAACTATAG
- a CDS encoding excisionase family DNA-binding protein: MYLTIKETAEYLNFPEYYIEELIQHKKIRAVFDGEQYLINNSQFKLHKEQVEKGKRILEEYMNEPIPEDIDVKDED, translated from the coding sequence ATGTATTTAACAATAAAAGAAACAGCCGAATACTTAAATTTCCCTGAATACTATATTGAAGAATTGATCCAACATAAAAAAATTCGAGCAGTCTTTGATGGAGAACAATACTTAATCAACAATTCTCAATTCAAACTGCATAAAGAACAAGTAGAAAAAGGCAAGCGAATATTAGAAGAATACATGAACGAACCAATTCCAGAAGATATAGATGTAAAAGACGAAGATTAA
- a CDS encoding thiamine-binding protein, which yields MANALVSIQIIPKTKKGENVIPYVDEAIKIIEDSGVAYRVGPLETTMEGDMAQLFSIIEKMNVRMIELGSSNVISQVKVLYQPTGITIGQLTEKYDG from the coding sequence ATGGCAAATGCATTAGTAAGCATTCAAATCATTCCGAAAACAAAAAAAGGGGAAAACGTTATCCCTTATGTAGATGAAGCTATTAAAATTATTGAAGACTCAGGTGTGGCATATCGCGTAGGGCCGTTAGAAACAACAATGGAAGGCGATATGGCACAGTTATTTTCTATTATTGAAAAAATGAACGTGCGAATGATAGAGCTAGGAAGTAGCAACGTAATCTCTCAAGTGAAAGTCTTGTATCAGCCAACAGGCATCACGATAGGACAATTAACGGAGAAGTATGACGGATGA
- a CDS encoding ABC transporter substrate-binding protein, translated as MKKWIAILMASVLLVGCGNVNNNTAPADKNRAEGLKEVSVVLDWTPNTNHTGLYVAKEKGYFEEEGLQVEILLPGEAGADQLVAAGRADFGVSYQEAITEARVQGIPIVSIAAIIQHNTSGFASPAEKNITSPKDFEGKSYGGWGAPVEKSVIASIMKNDGDADVEQVRFINMGDADFFTAVRRDIDFAWIYYGWTGVEAELRGEEINMVYLTDYSDALDYYTPVLSTNEKMIDEQSDVVRAFIKAASRGYEFAIENPEEAAEILIAAVPDLDAELVTASQKWLADKYKNDAPRWGEQKLEVWENYAQWMIENDLLEGELDAEAAFTNEFLPE; from the coding sequence ATGAAAAAATGGATCGCAATTTTAATGGCGTCAGTTTTGCTTGTAGGTTGTGGAAACGTGAACAACAACACAGCGCCTGCAGATAAGAACCGAGCGGAAGGGTTAAAGGAAGTTTCCGTTGTGTTAGATTGGACTCCGAACACGAACCATACGGGTCTTTATGTAGCAAAAGAAAAAGGTTATTTTGAAGAAGAAGGTTTGCAAGTGGAAATATTACTTCCTGGAGAAGCAGGGGCTGACCAATTAGTTGCAGCGGGCCGTGCGGACTTTGGTGTAAGCTATCAGGAAGCCATTACAGAAGCTAGAGTGCAAGGCATTCCAATCGTTTCGATTGCAGCAATAATCCAACACAATACATCTGGATTTGCTTCACCTGCAGAAAAAAACATTACATCACCGAAAGATTTTGAAGGAAAATCTTATGGTGGGTGGGGAGCTCCCGTTGAAAAATCCGTTATCGCATCCATAATGAAAAATGATGGAGATGCAGATGTGGAACAAGTACGATTTATTAACATGGGAGATGCAGACTTTTTCACGGCTGTTCGTCGTGACATTGACTTTGCTTGGATTTATTACGGATGGACAGGTGTAGAGGCAGAGTTGCGCGGGGAAGAAATTAATATGGTGTATTTAACAGACTATTCCGATGCACTTGATTACTACACACCCGTACTTTCTACCAATGAAAAAATGATAGATGAACAAAGCGATGTAGTTAGAGCGTTTATAAAGGCGGCTTCTCGTGGATATGAATTTGCAATCGAAAACCCAGAAGAAGCGGCAGAAATACTAATTGCTGCCGTACCTGATTTAGATGCGGAATTAGTAACAGCGAGCCAAAAGTGGTTAGCAGACAAATATAAAAATGACGCACCACGTTGGGGAGAACAAAAATTAGAAGTTTGGGAGAACTATGCACAGTGGATGATAGAAAACGATCTACTAGAAGGTGAATTAGATGCGGAAGCAGCGTTCACTAATGAGTTTCTTCCAGAGTAA
- the hemG gene encoding protoporphyrinogen oxidase, whose translation MKTVLVIGGGITGLSALYELQKWKLEKNEDVELILAEASDTLGGKIRTVKTDGFAMEVGADSIVARKAISMPFIKELGLESDIVYNATGVSFLYTEGELKPIPADTIFGIPMSVESLRNSTLISAEGKEEALNDLHTKNETFTKNDSVGDFLEHFFGKELVEKQIGPVLSGVYSGTLKDLTIAATLPFLIDYKNEYGSIIKGLEANKEKFQSKKGKFISFQDGMSALIDAYERKLETVNIHKNHKAVQIEKQSNQYKVTFENDTHIVADHVVLSIPHTAAVPLLKNQDLKEAFASFKNSSLISVYLGFNVPDSILPEDGTGFISTNSDNVLCNACTWTSRKWEHTSDKGNLLVRLFYKSSIPSFPALKQMNKSEILQVALKDIEKSLGIEAQPVVSEVTDWVENMPTYQIAHPKDVATLEERLNQEYPGVILAGCSYYGVGIADCIENGEQTANKIVSKWREEYKECI comes from the coding sequence ATGAAGACAGTATTAGTTATAGGCGGAGGAATAACTGGTTTATCAGCACTTTATGAATTACAAAAATGGAAACTGGAAAAGAATGAAGACGTGGAGCTAATATTAGCAGAAGCGAGCGACACATTAGGTGGGAAAATTCGCACCGTCAAAACAGATGGATTTGCAATGGAAGTTGGAGCAGACTCTATCGTTGCGAGAAAAGCCATCTCCATGCCATTCATAAAAGAACTAGGCTTAGAAAGCGATATCGTTTACAACGCAACAGGCGTATCTTTCTTATATACGGAAGGTGAACTCAAACCCATCCCAGCAGACACCATCTTCGGAATCCCTATGAGTGTCGAATCTTTACGCAACTCTACCCTTATCTCAGCAGAAGGTAAGGAAGAAGCATTAAATGACCTCCACACAAAAAACGAAACGTTTACGAAAAATGATTCGGTTGGCGATTTTCTAGAGCACTTTTTCGGTAAAGAATTAGTTGAAAAACAAATCGGGCCAGTTTTATCAGGTGTGTACTCTGGCACACTAAAAGACCTAACCATCGCAGCGACTCTTCCGTTTTTAATTGATTACAAAAACGAATACGGCAGTATCATTAAAGGGTTAGAAGCCAACAAGGAAAAGTTCCAAAGTAAAAAAGGGAAGTTCATTTCCTTCCAAGACGGGATGAGTGCCCTCATTGATGCATACGAAAGAAAACTAGAAACAGTCAACATCCATAAAAACCATAAAGCGGTTCAAATAGAAAAGCAGTCTAACCAATATAAAGTGACTTTTGAAAACGACACCCACATAGTAGCGGATCATGTTGTCTTAAGTATCCCACATACAGCTGCTGTGCCATTACTAAAAAATCAAGATTTAAAAGAGGCATTCGCAAGCTTCAAAAACAGTTCGTTAATAAGTGTATATTTAGGCTTCAATGTTCCAGACAGTATTTTACCTGAAGATGGCACAGGTTTTATTTCAACAAACTCAGATAATGTCTTATGCAATGCTTGTACATGGACAAGTAGAAAGTGGGAGCATACATCAGACAAAGGAAATCTGCTTGTACGTTTATTCTATAAGAGCTCAATTCCATCCTTCCCAGCTTTAAAGCAAATGAACAAGTCAGAAATACTACAAGTTGCTTTAAAAGATATAGAGAAGAGCCTTGGAATAGAAGCACAACCAGTTGTAAGCGAAGTAACGGATTGGGTAGAAAATATGCCAACCTACCAAATTGCACATCCGAAAGATGTAGCAACGCTTGAAGAAAGACTAAACCAAGAATACCCAGGGGTAATACTAGCAGGCTGCTCCTACTACGGTGTAGGAATTGCTGACTGCATTGAAAACGGAGAACAAACAGCAAACAAGATCGTTTCTAAGTGGAGGGAAGAGTATAAAGAATGTATTTAA
- a CDS encoding ABC transporter permease, producing MKNIFTKSWRPFLVLLLLFILWELAVTFFEVPKWLLPAPSLIFAEAWNGWVNFQPHVLSTVQITVLGFAIGASIGIITAIILHLIPIVRESVYPLLILSQNVPIIVLAPLLVIWFGFGLLPKMIVITLVCFFPITIAALDGFRQTAPELKHYMKMAGASNRQLFWKVELPYSLPSILSGMKISATYSVMGAVISEWLGAQRGIGVYMTLASSSFRTDRVFVAIFTIMIISLLFFAIIFLLEKWFVRWKEKGGGER from the coding sequence ATGAAAAATATTTTTACAAAAAGTTGGAGGCCATTTTTGGTTCTCCTTCTTTTGTTCATTTTATGGGAACTGGCTGTTACTTTTTTTGAAGTTCCAAAATGGTTATTACCAGCGCCATCGTTAATTTTTGCGGAAGCTTGGAACGGGTGGGTAAATTTTCAACCACATGTGTTATCGACCGTCCAAATAACAGTGTTAGGCTTTGCGATTGGAGCAAGCATCGGGATTATAACAGCAATCATTTTACATTTAATACCTATCGTTCGTGAATCCGTATACCCGTTGCTTATCCTTTCGCAAAATGTGCCAATCATTGTTTTAGCACCACTTTTAGTCATATGGTTTGGATTTGGGCTTTTGCCAAAAATGATTGTCATCACGCTCGTATGCTTCTTTCCCATTACAATCGCGGCACTAGATGGTTTTCGTCAAACAGCACCTGAACTAAAACATTACATGAAAATGGCTGGTGCATCGAATCGGCAACTATTTTGGAAAGTAGAATTACCGTACTCCTTACCTTCTATTCTTTCGGGCATGAAAATCTCCGCAACCTATAGCGTAATGGGTGCTGTTATTTCAGAATGGCTCGGTGCGCAGCGTGGGATTGGCGTTTACATGACACTAGCCTCTTCTTCATTCCGAACAGATCGCGTGTTTGTGGCCATTTTTACGATTATGATTATTAGCTTATTGTTTTTTGCGATAATTTTCTTGTTGGAGAAATGGTTCGTACGTTGGAAAGAAAAAGGTGGGGGTGAAAGATGA
- a CDS encoding ABC transporter ATP-binding protein, with protein sequence MVKILSFLKPYRIAVAIALFLMFVELFVELFHPLLMAKIIDDGIMQGDMSVVMYWGGIMVGLSFVAFAAGIINSFFAAHVSQSFGFDVRNALYKKIQSFSFSNFNFFPTSSLITRMTNDVTQIQNTVFMSLRIMLRAPLIIIGGVIMALIVNAKLAFFLVITVPILFLFLFWVFRKGSVLFKSVQEKLDSVNNVMRENLAGIRLVRAFIRKNHEGKRFTKSSASLQNDTVKALRLMEITMPILLLLMNLTILAVLWYGNIGVQNDQARVGEIVAIINYTTRITGALSIFSFIIMAFSRAKASSHRIVDVLDENIDIVDAEKTDKTTGGLTDMTIKFDDVSFTYPGSESLVLENISFEAKNGETVAVLGATGSGKTSLFQLLPRLYEANNGTIKIGKHDIQHLKLDTLRRLIGYVPQESLLFTGSVKENVAWGKEDATMEEIIEATKAAQIHETISKLPKGYDTKLGQKGVNLSGGQKQRLSIARALVRKPRILMLDDSTSALDLKTEGKLLRALKDYRCTTLIITQKVTTAMEADLVLLMDDGQLIAKGNHETLMKNSSLYQKIVESQFGEEDAHVKALQ encoded by the coding sequence ATGGTTAAAATTTTATCTTTTTTAAAGCCATATCGGATAGCTGTGGCAATTGCTCTATTTTTAATGTTTGTGGAATTATTTGTAGAGCTATTTCATCCATTGCTAATGGCGAAAATAATCGATGACGGAATTATGCAAGGCGATATGTCGGTCGTAATGTATTGGGGAGGCATTATGGTTGGGCTTTCATTTGTTGCCTTTGCTGCTGGTATTATAAATTCATTTTTTGCAGCACACGTAAGTCAAAGTTTTGGATTTGACGTGCGAAATGCACTTTATAAAAAAATACAGTCATTCTCTTTCTCTAACTTTAACTTCTTCCCAACATCATCACTCATTACAAGGATGACAAATGATGTGACGCAAATACAAAACACTGTATTCATGAGTTTGCGAATTATGTTGAGAGCACCATTAATTATTATTGGTGGAGTAATCATGGCGCTCATTGTAAATGCAAAGCTTGCTTTCTTTTTAGTGATAACTGTCCCGATTCTATTTTTATTTTTATTTTGGGTATTCAGAAAAGGATCAGTATTATTCAAAAGCGTGCAAGAAAAGCTAGATTCAGTAAATAACGTAATGCGAGAAAATTTAGCAGGCATTAGACTTGTTCGAGCTTTTATACGCAAAAATCACGAAGGAAAACGATTCACAAAGTCTAGTGCAAGCTTGCAAAATGATACCGTAAAAGCTCTACGTTTAATGGAAATTACGATGCCGATTTTACTTTTGCTAATGAACTTAACGATTCTTGCTGTGCTTTGGTACGGGAATATTGGCGTTCAAAATGACCAAGCACGAGTTGGAGAAATTGTTGCCATCATTAACTATACAACTAGAATAACGGGTGCGCTGTCCATTTTCTCTTTTATTATCATGGCATTTTCTCGTGCTAAAGCATCTTCGCACCGTATTGTGGATGTTTTAGATGAAAACATAGATATTGTCGATGCAGAAAAAACAGATAAGACAACTGGCGGATTAACTGACATGACCATTAAGTTTGATGATGTTTCTTTCACGTATCCAGGGAGCGAGAGTCTTGTGTTAGAAAACATTTCATTTGAAGCAAAAAACGGGGAAACTGTGGCAGTTTTAGGCGCAACAGGCTCTGGTAAAACGTCACTGTTTCAATTGCTACCTAGGCTTTACGAAGCAAATAATGGAACGATTAAGATTGGTAAACATGACATTCAACATTTAAAGCTTGATACTTTAAGAAGATTAATCGGTTATGTTCCTCAAGAATCATTGTTGTTTACAGGTTCCGTGAAGGAAAACGTTGCTTGGGGGAAAGAAGACGCAACGATGGAAGAAATCATCGAAGCAACAAAAGCGGCACAGATTCATGAAACGATCTCTAAGTTACCGAAAGGCTATGATACGAAGTTAGGTCAAAAAGGAGTTAACTTATCTGGAGGACAAAAACAACGTCTTTCCATTGCAAGAGCGCTAGTTAGAAAGCCAAGAATTTTAATGTTAGATGACAGCACAAGCGCGCTAGATTTAAAAACAGAAGGAAAACTGTTAAGGGCTTTAAAGGATTACCGTTGCACAACTCTAATCATTACCCAAAAAGTGACAACAGCGATGGAAGCAGACTTAGTTTTACTTATGGATGATGGTCAGTTAATTGCAAAAGGAAACCACGAAACGTTAATGAAAAATTCCTCCCTATATCAAAAAATCGTCGAGTCACAGTTTGGAGAGGAGGATGCACATGTCAAAGCATTACAGTAA
- a CDS encoding D-TA family PLP-dependent enzyme, translating to MNPLIGKSISQLDTPSLLVDLKKLKKNIQNTATFAHNHNIQLRPHIKTHKSIEIAKLQLEAGAVGITTAKIAEAEIMAKAGIKDILIAYPISSPTKIERLINLLATVSQLKVSVDSLEQIKLLQKHLEKTPYTIEVWIKVNSGLNRCGVKPGKQALELAQAILLLSKLTLGGIFTHAGHSYAATSQQEIEKIALAEAEAVLTSAAVCEKAGIKIKTRSVGSTPTYKMAGAVNGITEVRPGNSVFFDEIQVGLGVTERKNCALTVLASVVGTYKEEGRIILDAGSKTLCLDKGAHGNASVKGHGHINGHSNITIERLSEEHGVATFKEDTALTLNDKVQIIPNHACTVVNQFNEFYVHEDGVIKDCWKVDARGASQ from the coding sequence ATGAACCCATTAATCGGAAAATCAATCAGCCAACTAGACACTCCGTCATTACTAGTCGACCTAAAAAAGCTAAAAAAAAATATCCAAAATACAGCAACATTTGCACATAATCATAACATCCAATTAAGACCTCACATTAAAACACATAAATCCATCGAAATCGCTAAGCTTCAACTAGAAGCAGGTGCAGTTGGCATCACAACAGCTAAAATTGCCGAAGCCGAAATTATGGCAAAAGCGGGGATAAAGGATATTCTCATCGCTTATCCGATCTCAAGTCCTACTAAAATAGAACGATTAATAAACCTCCTCGCAACAGTGTCACAACTCAAAGTTTCTGTAGATAGCTTGGAACAGATAAAATTATTACAAAAACATCTAGAGAAAACGCCATATACAATAGAAGTTTGGATAAAAGTGAACAGTGGACTGAACCGTTGTGGTGTTAAGCCTGGTAAACAAGCACTTGAATTAGCACAAGCGATACTTCTGCTATCAAAGCTAACTCTTGGCGGCATCTTTACACATGCGGGACATTCGTATGCTGCCACTTCCCAACAAGAAATAGAAAAAATTGCTCTAGCAGAAGCAGAGGCGGTGTTAACTAGCGCGGCTGTATGCGAAAAAGCGGGGATAAAAATCAAAACGAGGAGTGTTGGCTCCACCCCTACTTATAAAATGGCTGGGGCAGTAAATGGCATTACAGAGGTAAGACCAGGCAACAGCGTTTTTTTCGATGAAATTCAAGTAGGCTTAGGTGTGACCGAAAGAAAAAATTGTGCGCTGACGGTGCTTGCGTCTGTTGTCGGAACGTATAAAGAGGAAGGTAGAATCATATTAGATGCTGGAAGCAAAACACTGTGCCTTGATAAAGGTGCACACGGAAACGCTTCTGTAAAAGGGCATGGGCACATCAATGGTCACTCAAACATAACAATCGAGCGGCTTTCCGAAGAACATGGTGTAGCAACGTTCAAAGAAGATACGGCTTTAACTTTAAACGACAAAGTCCAAATTATTCCTAATCATGCTTGTACGGTTGTGAACCAATTCAATGAGTTTTACGTACATGAAGATGGAGTAATTAAAGACTGTTGGAAAGTAGATGCAAGAGGAGCATCACAATAA
- a CDS encoding sensor histidine kinase, with protein sequence MMRGITNGISLRSKILITLLSITLLLSTFSLIFVYFIEKINDITNEMDEKSIPELIWIKHWEEEMYVKKFLAESYVNGAYCCNFMESYKLIDEDVVDSIKKEYESPPSTLTPLQMRVNLNNFMITNEVENLLLYENEVGAKAFLQNTYIPEVILLMDELQESKVHTFQSLQTKTSNIPVIIKNSLWILVFITIISIILSVYASYRISASLTRPVEKLVDKVDQISNGQYGLTVPRVKQIELQNLSNSINQMSYSLKESFQAILDEKMYHEQVLNSLPVGIVSIDNKNTTYTLNTTAKSLLNIDKTKVEKLVRKDATKNAMFWEMIVSDHECQNKKVTYETEDKTYNLLMSHSKLLNQFNQEIGRIAYFVDITEIEKLERRIQQSDKLALVGELAAGAAHEIRNPLAVIHGFISLMNQSFKEEENAQYHIPLLLGELNRINAIIEEMLMLSKPGAPIVKTKKLASILEEILPLINESAENELNITLHLSEEPFQVDPKQMKQVLYNLIRNSSEAMEGKGMITIESYAHEDNYEILFTDEGPGIPEKIKANIFDPFLSSKESGTGLGLTIVQRIIENHNGSIELLSSSESGTTFRIILPLT encoded by the coding sequence ATGATGAGAGGAATAACCAACGGAATATCGCTTAGAAGTAAAATATTAATAACTCTCCTAAGCATAACGCTTTTGCTTTCCACCTTCTCTTTAATTTTTGTTTATTTCATAGAAAAAATAAATGATATTACGAACGAAATGGATGAAAAAAGTATTCCCGAGTTGATTTGGATCAAACATTGGGAAGAAGAAATGTACGTAAAGAAGTTTTTAGCAGAAAGTTATGTGAACGGTGCCTATTGTTGTAATTTTATGGAATCGTATAAACTTATTGATGAAGATGTCGTGGACTCCATTAAAAAAGAATATGAATCCCCCCCATCCACTTTAACTCCATTACAAATGAGAGTTAATCTTAATAACTTCATGATTACTAATGAAGTGGAAAACCTACTATTATATGAGAACGAGGTCGGGGCAAAAGCATTTTTACAAAATACATATATTCCTGAAGTAATTTTACTAATGGATGAGTTACAAGAATCAAAAGTACACACATTCCAATCTTTACAAACGAAAACATCTAACATCCCAGTTATTATAAAAAACTCTTTATGGATATTAGTATTCATTACTATTATAAGTATTATTTTATCTGTATACGCTTCTTATCGTATAAGTGCTAGTTTGACAAGGCCTGTAGAAAAGCTGGTGGATAAAGTAGACCAAATTTCTAACGGTCAATACGGTTTAACCGTCCCAAGAGTAAAGCAAATTGAATTGCAAAATTTGTCTAACTCTATTAATCAAATGTCTTATAGTTTAAAAGAATCATTCCAAGCTATATTAGATGAAAAAATGTATCATGAGCAAGTTCTAAACTCTCTACCTGTAGGTATCGTCTCTATTGACAATAAGAATACAACGTACACATTAAATACGACAGCTAAATCTTTGTTAAATATAGACAAAACAAAAGTGGAGAAGCTTGTCCGTAAAGATGCTACGAAAAACGCAATGTTTTGGGAGATGATTGTTTCAGATCACGAATGTCAAAATAAAAAGGTAACGTATGAAACAGAAGATAAGACTTACAATTTATTAATGTCCCATTCCAAACTATTAAACCAATTTAATCAAGAGATTGGTAGAATTGCCTATTTCGTTGATATTACAGAGATAGAAAAGCTAGAAAGAAGAATACAGCAATCCGATAAACTTGCATTAGTTGGAGAGTTAGCAGCAGGGGCGGCTCATGAAATTCGTAATCCACTTGCTGTTATACATGGTTTTATTTCGTTAATGAATCAATCTTTCAAAGAAGAGGAAAATGCACAATACCATATCCCTTTATTGCTAGGCGAACTAAATCGAATTAATGCCATTATCGAGGAGATGTTAATGCTTTCCAAGCCAGGTGCACCAATAGTGAAAACGAAAAAATTGGCATCTATTTTAGAAGAGATTTTACCTCTAATAAATGAGTCTGCAGAAAACGAATTGAATATTACATTGCATTTAAGTGAAGAGCCATTTCAAGTGGATCCGAAACAGATGAAACAAGTATTATATAATCTCATTCGTAATAGTAGTGAAGCGATGGAAGGTAAAGGTATGATTACGATCGAATCCTATGCGCATGAAGATAATTATGAGATTCTGTTTACAGATGAGGGACCAGGTATTCCTGAGAAAATAAAAGCAAACATTTTCGATCCGTTTTTAAGTTCAAAAGAATCAGGTACTGGGTTAGGTTTAACAATTGTTCAAAGAATTATAGAAAATCATAACGGTAGCATTGAGTTGCTATCGTCGTCCGAGTCAGGGACGACTTTCCGGATTATATTGCCTCTAACATAA